One genomic region from Lathamus discolor isolate bLatDis1 chromosome 9, bLatDis1.hap1, whole genome shotgun sequence encodes:
- the LOC136019310 gene encoding uncharacterized protein LOC136019310, which yields MIRLIVVTVLIYWLLKLFLLLSELQNVVHYLEPVFPVVVFIKCGAWAKVFVSLYFMAMACNTGGLQQQGEMDVAVNLYPAVPLLFTALALVLASVFVRLRGAEGERPWEPAAAEVARESGPGDQVASGAGPEPGRKAAAEQREEAAEEPSPAEEPSLVAAESVPRKPPAEPQEDAGAQAAFPSRAVEEELHPGKEKLVVGEPAGTAAAPAPGTSTAASLESSEGFEWPVGTLGACLLIVMGISMLAHTQSVFYPRPFCLISEVKQTQVCFLFGVRPQYGRTRRSSPRLDSHEWQCVWDSMSEDLVHWAPPVLWKRRRWKATVWSPQQQAAETAEGDSELFGAWWAMTLQAIRAEMQHRDGLMIEGWT from the coding sequence atgattagattaatagtcgtcacagtgctgatttattggctcttaaagttgtttctcttgctctcagagcttcagaatgtagtacattacttagagccggtattccctgtggtagtgtttatcaaatgtggggcttgggctaaggtttttgtttcactgtactttatggcaatggcttgtaatacgggtgggctccagcagcagggagagatggatgtggccgtgaacttgtacccggccgtcccgctgctcttcaccgccctggcccttgtcctcgcctccgtcttcgtgaggctgcggggagccgagggggagcggccctgggagccggcggcggccgaagtggcccgggagagcggccccggggaccaggtgGCGTCGGGAGCGGGTcccgagcccgggaggaaggcggctgctgagcagcgggaggaggcggctgaggagccgagccccgcggaggagccgagcctcgtggcggccgagagcgtcccccggaagccgcccgcagagccgcaggaggatgcaggagcccaggcagcatttcccagcagggcagtggaggaagagctgcacccaggaaaagagaagctggtggtaggagagccggcaggcacagcagctgcaccagccccagggacaagtacagcagcgtcattggagagttctgaagggtttgaatggcctgtgggtacccttggggcctgcctgctgattgtgatggggatcagcatgttggcacacacacagagtgtgttctacccacggccattttgtctgatctcagaagtcaagcagactcaggtttgcttcttgtttggggttagaccacaatatgggaggaccaggagatcttccccaaggctggacagccatgagtggcagtgtgtgtgggacagtatgagcgaggatctggtccactgggcccctccagtgctttggaagcgtcggagatggaaggcaactgtatggagtccccagcaacaagctgcagaaactgctgaaggggacagtgaattatttggagcctggtgggccatgacacttcaggccatcagggcagagatgcaacatagagatggactcatgatcgaggggtggacttag